Proteins from one Panthera leo isolate Ple1 chromosome D1, P.leo_Ple1_pat1.1, whole genome shotgun sequence genomic window:
- the PRSS23 gene encoding serine protease 23 produces MAGIPGLLLLLLLLLLLLCAVGQVSPYGAHWKPTWPAYRLPVVLPQSTLNLGKPDFGAEAKLEVSSSCGPQCHKGTPLPTYEEAKRYLSYETLYANGSRTETQVGIYVLSSGGGQESSGKSRRKRQIYGYDSRFSIFGKDFLLNYPFSTSVKLSTGCTGTLVAEKHVLTAAHCIHDGKTYVKGTQKLRVGFLKPKFKDGGRGANDSSSAMPEKMKFQWIRVKRTHVPKGWIKGNANDIGMDYDYALLELKKPHKRKFMKIGVSPPAKQLPGGRIHFSGYDNDRPGNLVYRFCDVKDETYDLLYQQCDAQPGASGSGVYVRMWKRQQQKWERKIIGIFSGHQWVDMNGSPQDFNVAVRITPLKYAQICYWIKGNYLDCREG; encoded by the coding sequence ATGGCGGGGATTCcagggctcctcctcctcctcctcctcctcctcctcctcctctgtgctgtGGGGCAGGTGAGCCCCTATGGTGCCCACTGGAAACCCACTTGGCCTGCTTACCGCCTCCCTGTGGTCTTGCCCCAGTCCACCCTCAACTTAGGCAAGCCAGACTTCGGGGCTGAAGCCAAATTGGAGGTGTCCTCCTCATGTGGACCCCAGTGTCACAAGGGGACTCCACTGCCCACTTATGAAGAGGCCAAGCGGTACCTGTCTTATGAAACGCTCTATGCCAATGGCAGCCGCACCGAGACCCAGGTGGGCATTTATGTCCTCAGCAGTGGTGGGGGACAGGAGTCTTCAGGAAAGTCTCGGAGGAAGCGGCAGATTTATGGCTATGACAGCAGATTCAGCATTTTTGGGAAGGACTTCTTGCTCAACTATCCCTTCTCAACATCAGTGAAGTTATCTACAGGCTGTACGGGCACCCTGGTGGCAGAGAAGCATGTGCTCACAGCTGCCCATTGCATACACGATGGGAAAACTTACGTGAAGGGAACCCAGAAACTTCGAGTGGGCTTCCTGAAGCCCAAGTTTAAAGATGGTGGCCGAGGAGCCAACGACTCGAGCTCAGCCATGCCGGAGAAGATGAAGTTTCAGTGGATCCGAGTGAAACGCACCCACGTGCCCAAGGGCTGGATCAAAGGCAATGCCAACGACATCGGTATGGATTATGACTATGCCCTCCTGGAACTGAAAAAACCCCACAAGAGAAAGTTCATGAAGATTGGGGTAAGCCCTCCTGCCAAGCAGCTGCCGGGGGGCAGAATCCACTTCTCTGGTTATGACAATGATCGACCAGGCAATTTGGTGTACCGCTTCTGTGACGTTAAAGATGAGACTTATGACCTGCTCTACCAGCAGTGTGATGCCCAGCCCGGGGCCAGCGGGTCTGGGGTCTATGTGAGGATGTGGAAGCGACAGCAGCAGAAGTGGGAGAGAAAAATTATTGGCATTTTTTCAGGGCACCAGTGGGTAGACATGAATGGTTCTCCGCAGGACTTCAACGTGGCTGTTCGAATCACCCCTCTCAAATATGCCCAGATTTGCTATTGGATTAAAGGAAACTACCTGGATTGTAGGGAGGGGTGA